GAGAGGCCTGCCCCTGTTTGCCAAGCGCCTTAAAGAGAAGGGCTTCAAAGTCAAGCTCGACACAAACGGTTCGCATCCCGGTGTAGTGAAGGACCTCGTGGCGGCAGGCCTCATCGATTATATCGCCATGGATATGAAAGGGCCCATTTCCGGCTACAACAGGTGGTGCGGCACCACGGTGCATCGCGCAGCGATCGAAGAAAGCATCGACTTCATCAGCGCGACTTCCCTGGAGCACGAATTCAGGATGACGGTAGTACCTTTCCTCCACAAGGAGGTCGACGTGTACGAAGCCGCGTCCCGCGTGGCCAAAGCGAAGCGCTTTTTCGTGCAAGACTTTGTCCCGAGAAACACGCTCAATCCGGCGTTCGCACACCTCAGACCGTTTTCTC
The sequence above is drawn from the Syntrophorhabdales bacterium genome and encodes:
- a CDS encoding anaerobic ribonucleoside-triphosphate reductase activating protein, which translates into the protein MSAEHSFHIKGFIETSFLDWRGHLSSVIFTGGCNFRCPFCHNSDLVLQHDRVPDIPDAQIFAHLMKFRKWIDRVVITGGEPTLQRGLPLFAKRLKEKGFKVKLDTNGSHPGVVKDLVAAGLIDYIAMDMKGPISGYNRWCGTTVHRAAIEESIDFISATSLEHEFRMTVVPFLHKEVDVYEAASRVAKAKRFFVQDFVPRNTLNPAFAHLRPFSPDRMTKIRQKVEGIIQDAQVRRTLHQ